The following coding sequences are from one Coffea arabica cultivar ET-39 chromosome 11e, Coffea Arabica ET-39 HiFi, whole genome shotgun sequence window:
- the LOC140021637 gene encoding uncharacterized protein yields the protein MARTRAGSTLQEADREELAETSGGTEHGAAPTSSNRGRMGRKRSSKRNDRLGGEEELITAGTSEVAEPVPPLNPWMKFRKEYQHTVSAKGVKLTEYNDIARAAYNKLSEEEMRKRKEEYLKEKEEYEKEMERLGKPILRKARVQIKNQKYTIRCSPKQMSSLVSRIDETKKQQIRDIGFGGLLDIQCHWIPSGIATWLVDNFNPTLSSLNVGGDGVLPLTSKDISLILGIPNEGPVPVEDTDTTEVGGSGPSRRTYKWNELPNELVAMNAGEEFLRLFVAFCCGCLLAPTTRAEHKIKVWNCTQLVDRVARLNWAEYVRIVLCNKVLEVQKKSEKQHQYVGGCIFVLLIHYLDRVQILKHKVSRTTPRAKAWTDALISERDALEIKNLGAYGKGKLIGQYDPEDNEYDGQSTELPPDLVGMLMNSGHADIGAELNELYNIAVSSQRRILKIAEILSSQPRAKASTSGTEALDKGKKPVQEDYTMHKSPDTEEEPEFQSAEEGADDEDDDAEEIDAEGSDEDEHNAAQAEKDDANTRTNIEESNSYLISRTR from the exons ATGGCAAGAACGCGAGCAGGAAGCACACTTCAGGAAGCAGACAGAGAAGAACTCGCCGAAACAAGTGGTGGTACAGAACACGGTGCAGCACCCACTTCATCGAATAG GGGCAGGATGGGAAGGAAAAGAAGCAGTAAAAGGAATGATCGTTTAGGTGGGGAGGAAGAACTGATTACAGCGGGAACAAGCGAGGTCGCAGAACCAGTCCCACCATTGAATCCATGGATGAAGTTCAG GAAAGAGTATCAACACACGGTTTCGGCGAAGGGTGTTAAGCTGACCGAG TACAATGACATTGCCCGGGCAGCATATAATAAGTTGAGtgaggaagaaatgaggaagCGAAAGGAGGAAtatttgaaagagaaagaagagtatGAGAAAGAAATGGAACGTCTAGGAAAGCCGATATTGCGAAAAGCACGGGTTCAAATCAAG AATCAGAAGTACACTATCCGATGCTCGCCAAAGCAGATGTCAAGTTTAGTTTCACGAATCGATGAAACTAAGAAGCAGCAGATTAGAGACATAGGATTTGGAGGGCTGCTAGACATACAGTGTCACTGGATTCCTAGTGGCATAGCTACCTGGCTTGTTGACAACTTTAATCCGACATTGAGCAGTTTAAATGTTGGTGGAGATGGTGTGCTACCTTTAACGTCAAAGGATATCAGTTTAATCCTGGGGATCCCGAACGAAGGTCCCGTTCCAGTTGAAGACACCGATACAACCGAGGTTGGGGGAAGTGGACCAAGTCGTAGGACATACAAATGGAATGAGCTCCCAAATGAGTTGGTAGCCATGAATGCAGGGGAAGAATTCTTAAGACTATTCGTGGCATTTTGTTGTGGATGTCTACTGGCTCCAACCACTAGAGCCGAGCACAAAATAAAGGTTTGGAACTGTACGCAATTGGTTGATAGGGTAGCCAGATTGAACTGGGCTGAGTATGTGAGGATCGTACTATGCAATAAGGTGCTAGAGgtgcaaaagaaaagtgaaaagcagCACCAATACGTTGGCGGTTGTATCTTCGTTCTGCTG ATTCATTATCTTGATCGGGTACAAATACTGAAGCATAAAGTGTCGAGGACTACTCCGCGAGCTAAGGCATGGACAGATGCTCTGATCTCTGAAAGGGATGCACTTGAGATTAAAAATCTTGGAGCTTATGGAAAAGGAAAACTG ATTGGACAATATGATCCGGAAGATAATGAATATGATGGGCAGAGTACTGAACTACCCCCTGATTTGGTAGGAATGCTGATGAACAGCGGGCACGCCGATATCGGT GCTGAGCTAAATGAGCTGTATAACATTGCTGTTAGTAGCCAACGAAGGATATTGAAGATTGCAGAAATCCTCTCCTCTCAGCCGAGAGCAAAAGCTTCCACTTCTGGGACTGAAGCATTGGACAAAGGAAAAAAACCTGTACAGGAGGACTATACAATGCACAAGAGTCCTGATACCGAAGAAGAGCCGGAATTTCAATCTGCCGAAGAAGGGGCAGACGACGAGGATGATGATGCTGAAGAAATTGATGCGGAAGGGTCTGATGAAGACGAGCATAATGCAGCGCAGGCCGAGAAAGACGATGCCAATACGAGGACAAATATTGAAG AATCCAATTCCTACCTCATCAGTCGTACCCGATAA
- the LOC113719016 gene encoding uncharacterized protein — MTCLTFFIPHLAQILVPVCIEGSWFVYSFGVSEKEVHVLDPDSSQAKSKDISVLNRLKRSLGLVVAAKFGKEIDFSSFGFSVADVPHHSPNKVCDSGVFVMTFLEHWSGRLAVRLTEENVGKYRVLYTARLCNSAENSKFPDSFANLQVPKRAQLNVGNA; from the exons ATGACCTGTCTGACCTTTTTCATACCTCATTTGGCGCAGATACTTGTGCCAGTATGCATAGAGGGGTCTTGGTTTGTCTACAGCTTCGGTGTCTCAGAGAAAGAAGTGCACGTGCTAGACCCTGATAGCAGTCAAGCAAAGAGCAAAGACATTAGTGTACTGAATCGACTG AAACGTTCACTGGGTTTGGTTGTGGCGGCAAAGTTTGGCAAGGAAATTGACTTCTCCAGTTTCGGATTTTCTGTTGCCGATGTCCCTCATCACTCACCCAACAAAGT GTGTGACAGTGGTGTTTTCGTTATGACATTCCTAGAGCATTGGAGCGGAAGGTTGGCTGTTCGGCTTACAGAG GAAAATGTTGGCAAGTATCGAGTGCTGTACACAGCTCGATTGTGTAACTCAGCGGAGAACTCAAAGTTTCCGGACAGCTTCGCAAACCTGCAAGTACCTAAACGGGCGCAGTTGAATGTTGGTAATGCCTGA
- the LOC113705932 gene encoding protein FAR1-RELATED SEQUENCE 5-like — translation MDCSKLVEDGTPELGMEFNSEEDAYKFYNKYAFKMGFSVRKDYLNKDKDGVTTSRRYSCCKEGVKRKYEGDVMPKRTRAPTKTGCGAKMVIVLFRGTMKYRVHDLVLEHNHELHIAQCAHMMPSQRKVSEAQGFQAEISEDAGLSLKQSHELMGKEAGGMGNVGYTREDLKRYLRTRRERSLKYGEAGSMLNYFQEQTLENPSFFHAVQLDCEEQITNIFWADAGMLIDYKFFGDVVTFDTTYKTNKEYRPLGVFVGFNQHRQIVIFGAALMYDETIDSFKWVFGTFVEAMCGKRPNTILTDQDHAMAAALSVVMPETFHGLCTFHIRRNFMKHLGNHYKENSDLPYMFGACMYEFEEVEQFNRVWEAMVKKHNLENNEWLSGLYKIRDKWARCMMKERWTAGMRSTQLSESLNAAIKNHLKLDHDLVQFFRHFNRVVDEKRHNELIAEYEMRQKLPMVGLRQTPMLVHASETYSPTVFVAFQNEYGESTAMVILRQQDAAMFVEFAVMRYDGGLERIVVFNRNDLSVHCSCKKYENEGILCGHALKVFDTVGIKIIPPEYIKRRWTKRARAGDCFDRRGQEVVADPKVMISTRYRELAPAMIKVATRAAMSEDTSKVAITVISDLSKRVELLLSESEEQPLQNQKNLNMEERDKIEIVNEMGEAVVARGIKKRGGGKKSRVMRSWVDKFDRVKRKSRLSRTTQTTVSESEPTSVSFEEYMFMGCRSSTDSVSHK, via the exons ATGGATTGCAGCAAATTGGTAGAAGATGGGACCCCTGAGTTAGGAATGGAGTTCAACAGCGAAGAGGATGCGTACAAGTTTTACAACAAATATGCCTTTAAAATGGGTTTTAGTGTACGTAAAGACTATCTGAATAAAGACAAAGACGGCGTGACCACGTCTAGGAGATATAGTTGCTGCAAGGAAGGTGTGAAGCGCAAGTACGAAGGTGATGTGATGCCAAAGAGGACACGAGCTCCGACGAAAACAGGGTGTGGAGCTAAAATGGTTATTGTGTTGTTTAGAGGAACAATGAAGTACCGTGTGCATGATCTTGTTTTAGAGCATAACCATGAGTTGCACATTGCTCAATGTGCGCACATGATGCCATCACAAAGAAAAGTGAGCGAGGCTCAAGGATTCCAAGCTGAAATAAGCGAGGACGCTGGGCTTTCATTGAAACAGAGCCATGAGCTTATGGGAAAGGAGGCAGGTGGGATGGGAAATGTGGGATATACTCGGGAAGACCTGAAACGATATCTTCGTACTCGACGGGAAAGGAGTTTGAAATATGGAGAAGCAGGTAGCATGCTGAATTATTTTCAAGAGCAAACACTCGAGAATCCATCGTTTTTTCATGCCGTACAGCTGGACTGTGAAGAGCAGATAACGAATATCTTTTGGGCTGATGCAGGAATGTTAATTGACTACAAATTTTTTGGAGACGTAGTCACATTCGAcacaacctacaaaacaaataaagaatacCGACCACTTGGAGTGTTTGTGGGTTTTAACCAACATAGGCAAATTGTGATATTCGGTGCTGCCCTTATGTATGATGAGACTATAGATTCTTTCAAATGGGTGTTTGGTACATTTGTAGAAGCAATGTGCGGAAAGCGTCCAAATACCATACTAACCGACCAAGATCATGCCATGGCAGCCGCTCTTTCAGTTGTTATGCCTGAAACATTTCACGGTCTATGTACGTTTCACATAAGGCGTAATTTTATGAAACATCTTGGTAATCACTACAAGGAAAATAGTGATCTTCCATACATGTTTGGTGCCTGCATGTATGAGTTTGAAGAAGTGGAACAATTCAATAGGGTGTGGGAGGCGATGGTGAAGAAACACAatcttgaaaataatgaatggCTCTCCGGGTTGTATAAAATTCGTGATAAATGGGCAAGGTGCATGATGAAAGAAAGATGGACCGCGGGAATGCGAAGCACCCAACTCAGCGAAAGCCTAAATGCAGCaattaaaaatcatttgaaactgGATCATGACCTTGTGCAGTTCTTTAGACATTTCAATCGGGTGGTTGATGAAAAGAGACATAATGAACTGATTGCAGAATATGAAATGAGGCAAAAGCTTCCCATGGTAGGGTTAAGGCAAACACCTATGCTTGTGCATGCATCAGAGACGTATTCACCAACCGTATTTGTTGCATTCCAAAATGAATATGGCGAGTCAACAGCTATGGTTATATTGAGACAACAAGATGCAGCGATGTTTGTGGAGTTTGCGGTCATGAGGTATGATGGAGGACTTGAAAGAATAGTAGTATTCAATCGGAATGATCTAAGTGTACATTGCAGTTGCAAAAAATACGAGAATGAAGGCATTTTATGTGGGCACGCGTTGAAGGTGTTTGATACCGTGGGCATAAAAATAATTCCTCCTGAATACATTAAGAGGCGATGGACAAAAAGAGCTCGGGCTGGAGACTGTTTTGATCGGCGAGGACAGGAAGTTGTGGCTGATCCTAAAGTAATGATTTCAACTCGTTATCGGGAGCTCGCTCCAGCCATGATTAAGGTCGCAACTCGAGCAGCAATGTCGGAGGACACCAGCAAAGTAGCAATCACTGTCATATCCGATTTGTCAAAGAGAGTTGAGCTCCTCCTCTCAGAAAGCGAAGAGCAACCtttgcaaaatcaaaaaaatctgaATATGGAGGAAcgagataaaattgaaattgtaaatgaaATGGGGGAGGCAGTAGTCGCAAGAGGCATTAAAAAACGAGGCGGTGGGAAGAAAAGTAGAGTGATGCGAAGTTGGGTCGATAAATTTGACAgagtaaaaagaaaatctagATTATCAAGAACTACACAGACTACg GTCTCAGAATCGGAGCCGACATCGGTTTCATTTGAGGAATACATGTTTATGGGATGCCGTTCATCTACTGACTCTGTTTCG CATAAATAG
- the LOC113718134 gene encoding uncharacterized protein, translating into MKDLRWIVGLSSLEGLVLSGVNLSAVEVGLQTINMLPSLTRLELVGCGLFMNPHLSQVNFTSLSSLELGENNFNNYMVPPWLHNLTGLHDLGLSSNHLSGPIHGLFEQMTSLVDLNLGENLFDASTLKSLCNVSSLNYLDLSLNDMQGSIPSEIGQLSKLQVLDVSSNSLTGVLSEDHFAKLGELKSLNQSENLFALNVSSWWVPRFQLRDIMMSSIKVGLLFPAWLRTEKEVQWLDMQNASISDSIPSWFGVFCYEIYFVDFFNNNLTWNLLEFKQMKKSPPDGNSPSTVLKSNKLDGSLKSFPSYIYELDLSQNFLTGHIPLPDVGQTVASTIFLILSDNHFTSSIPEDLCKLENLKYLDLSNNFLSGRVPLCLGNLPDLLVLNLANNSLCGQIPSSLGNLGQLWILHLN; encoded by the coding sequence ATGAAGGATCTCAGGTGGATTGTTGGACTCTCTTCTCTGGAAGGCTTAGTCCTGTCTGGGGTGAATCTTAGTGCCGTTGAAGTTGGGTTACAGACAATTAACATGCTTCCTTCACTAACAAGACTAGAATTAGTTGGTTGTGGACTTTTCATGAATCCTCATCTTTCACAGGTCAATTTCACATCTCTTTCTTCCCTTGAACTCGGTGAAAATAATTTCAACAACTACATGGTCCCTCCTTGGCTCCATAATCTTACTGGTCTCCATGATCTTGGTCTTAGCTCTAATCATCTTTCTGGTCCAATTCATGGCCTATTTGAACAAATGACCTCTCTAGTTGATCTCAATCTAGGAGAAAACCTCTTTGATGCATCAACGTTGAAGTCACTTTGCAATGTAAGCAGTCTTAATTATTTGGATTTGAGTTTAAATGATATGCAAGGGTCGATACCAAGTGAAATAGGCCAACTTTCGAAGCTGCAAGTATTAGATGTTTCTTCCAACTCATTAACTGGTGTATTATCTGAAGACCATTTTGCAAAACTCGGAGAGCTAAAGTCGTTGAACCAATCTGAAAACTTATTCGCTCTGAATGTGAGCTCCTGGTGGGTTCCTCGTTTTCAACTCCGAGATATTATGATGTCATCCATCAAAGTTGGTCTGCTATTTCCTGCTTGGCTGCGAACGGAAAAAGAGGTTCAGTGGTTAGACATGCAGAATGCGAGCATTTCGGATAGCATACCCAGCTGGTTTGGAGtgttttgttatgaaatttattTTGTAGATTTCTTCAACAACAACTTGACTTGGAATCTGTTGGAGTTCAAACAAATGAAGAAGAGTCCTCCTGATGGTAATTCTCCAAGCACAGTTCTAAAGTCCAACAAATTGGATGGATCTCTCAAATCGTTTCCATCTTATATTTACGAATTAgatctttcacaaaattttcttaCCGGACATATTCCATTGCCTGATGTTGGTCAAACTGTTGCATCTACTATTTTTCTCATACTCAGTGATAATCATTTCACAAGTAGTATCCCGGAAGACTTGTGCAAGTTGGAAAATTTAAAATATCTGGATCTATCCAACAATTTCCTATCTGGAAGAGTTCCTCTGTGTTTGGGGAATTTGCCAGACTTGTTGGTCCTAAACTTGGCAAATAACAGTCTATGCGGTCAAATTCCGAGTTCACTAGGCAACTTGGGGCAACTTTGGATTCTGCATTTGAATTGA